Sequence from the Hamadaea flava genome:
GGCCGCCGGTGTCGGGGACGGCGTTCGCGGCAGAGGTCAGGTGCCCGGCCGCGCCCGCTGGTGGGGCCGGCGGAGCGCCGAAGTCGCAGATCACGTCAGCCGGATCGACCGGCTGCGCGGAAACCCGGGAACCGTCGGCGAAGACGACGTCCACCGTGGCCACCGACGGATCGGCCAGCACCCGGATCTCGTACGCCTGCCCGGCGATCGGCCGGGTGGGCACCCGCTGATCGAGGTCGTGGCGATACGGGTGTTCGGTCCCGAACGGGCGATGTGAGAGCGTCACAGCGACTCCCCCAGTTCCAGCGCGAGAATGACGAACAGGGCGTGCGACCAGAGCAGGGGTGTGGCGACCGGACCCCACTTGGCCGTCCACTCGGCGATGTACGCCGGGTCCTGCGTGTCCCCGCTGACCTGTTCCGGCAGCCAACCCTCCGGCGTCGCCTGGGCGGCCACCCAGGCCAGCCGTTCCCGCGCCAGCTCGGCCCGCCCGGTACGCGCCTCGTGCCAGCCGAGCCAGGCGGTCAGGATCAGCCACTCGCCGCCGCCGTAGAAGGTGTCGCCGAGGTACCGGTAGACCCCGTTGCGGCGCAGCTCTGTGCGTACCCGTTGGTAGGTGCCTTCGGCGACTTCCGGCGTGACCAGCCCGAACGGGGTGAGGCAGGCGAGCAGGCCGCCGTCCACCGAGCCGGAGCCGAGCCACTTGACCAGCGAGCCGTCCACGGTGCCCGGACCCGCGATGAGCTCGCGCAGCCGCGCGAGCATCTGGGTGGCGGCCTTGGTTCGGTCTTCGTCCAGCAGATCGGCGGAGAGCACGGCGTCGAGCCCGGCCGCGACCGAGCCCAGCGTCGCCACGTGCCGGTGCTCGGCGTGTTCCTCCCACCAGTCGTAGCAGGGGTCGGCGCCGAACGTCGCCAGATAGTCCACCGTGGTGATGATCGCGGCCCGGTAGGGCGCGAGGTCGCCACCGTGCCGTCGGGTGTGCTCCACCAACGCCCACAGCCAGGTGCCGTAACCGTCGAGCTGGTAGTCCCACCACGGCTCGTCCCCGTCACCGCCGTCCAATGTGTACCGTGTCGGGAGCATGCGGCGCGGATCGATCTCCTCGCCCCGGCGAGCGGCCGCGACCAGCTCGGCGACGTGCCCGCCCCGGCCCTCGATCACCCGTGCGCACCAGCCGTGGAACGCGTCCGCGCTCGCGGTACGCCCGGCGCGGCTCATCGCGTCGGCGATGAACGAGCCGTCCCGCAGCCAGCAGTAGCCGTAGACGGGATAGGTGGGACTGGCCGGGTACGCCCCGCCGGAATGCTGGTGGCGGGCGATCAGCTCGACGCTGGCCGCGACAGCGGTCTGCACGGTGTTGCTCCTCGATAAGCTAGGGCGGGGACGCGGCTGAGGTCTAGGCAGCCGCGCCCCCTTAAGGTGTTACTTGATCAGCGCCGTGACCGCGGCCGCGGCCTCGTCCAGCGCCTGCTGTGCGGTGGCCTGGCCGGAGGCCGCCTTCTCCAGGGCCTTGGTGACCAGGTCCTGCATCTGAGCCTGCTGGTCGCCGATGACCGGCGGCAGCGCGACGGCGTTCAGCGAGTCGAAGACGGCCTGCCGGTTGGCGGGCGGGGTCTGCTTGAGGTAGCTGTCGAACGCCGTCTGGTCGTTGACGGCCGGCAGCTCCCAGCTCGACGCGAGGCGCGTCTTCACGGTCGTCTCCGACGTGCTCAGGAACCGGGCCCACTTCCACGCGGCGGCGGACAGCTTGGTCTTCGCCGACACCGCGGTCGCGTTGAAGAAGACCGCGCTGGCCTTCCGCGCCTTGCCGGGCTCGACGACGATGTCGTAGCCGAGGTCCTTGGCGTCG
This genomic interval carries:
- a CDS encoding glycoside hydrolase family 15 protein; this encodes MQTAVAASVELIARHQHSGGAYPASPTYPVYGYCWLRDGSFIADAMSRAGRTASADAFHGWCARVIEGRGGHVAELVAAARRGEEIDPRRMLPTRYTLDGGDGDEPWWDYQLDGYGTWLWALVEHTRRHGGDLAPYRAAIITTVDYLATFGADPCYDWWEEHAEHRHVATLGSVAAGLDAVLSADLLDEDRTKAATQMLARLRELIAGPGTVDGSLVKWLGSGSVDGGLLACLTPFGLVTPEVAEGTYQRVRTELRRNGVYRYLGDTFYGGGEWLILTAWLGWHEARTGRAELARERLAWVAAQATPEGWLPEQVSGDTQDPAYIAEWTAKWGPVATPLLWSHALFVILALELGESL